AGACCCGCGCCGCACGCCTCGGCCCAAACCTCACGACGCCTTGATGCGCTGTGGTCGGGAGCACACCTACGGGCAGGAGATCCTCACCTAATAACGCGTTTAGAAGTGTGGACTTTCCTGCGTTGAATTCGCCTACGATCGCGAGTGCAAGAGGGGCATTGAGCTGACTCGTCAAAGCCTGGGCCTGGGGGATGAATCGTGCCAGACGGCCGTCCAACGAAAGCCATTCGTTGACCTCTTCGAGGAAATGCGCGAGCCCCAGAGGATCTTTGGCACCTGGCAGGTGGGCCCAATTGTAGCGAAGCTCTTGGAAACAAGCCTCGAGCACTTCGCTGCCTTCGGCGGCATCAGTCGCTTGAAGGCCAAGCGTATTCGCCTCCTGAAGATGGACCACAGCGTCTGCAAAATCTCCCTGAGCCTTGAGCAGTTTCCCGAGCTCCAGCAGGGCCTGCGCACGGACTTCAAGCTCCGAAGCCTCGCGCAAAGCCTCGTCCAAATAGTACCTCGCCGTGCCGAGTTCCTGGCGCGACACATTCCAGCGCGCAATCCACACGAGCGCTTCAGCGCGGCTCTTTGGACTTGAGAGCGCACGCTGGAAATTGCCACCCGCCATATCAAACGCCCCGAGGCTGAGTTGTGCGCGCCCAAGCCCAATGAGCGCCTCTGCGTTATCGGAGTCCAATTCGAGTGCGCGTTGTAGGGCCTTTTGTGCGTCTTCAAAGTGCCCAAGCGTCAGGGCAGCCAAACCCCGAATCAAAAACCAAGAAAGTTTGAGTTCGGACTTGTCTGGATCCCCTTGAAGCAGCTCGATGGCGCGAGCTGGGTCTGCTCTATGTACAAGGCGTGCGAGCCCGAGGCGCGCCACGGGCTCTCCGCCGTCTAGAGCCGCTTCGTAGCTCTCCTTCGCGCGTTGTATCTGGCCGGTTTCCTCGAAGAGCCAACCGAGAAGCACCTGCCTCTCTTTGGACGGCGCCTGAACCTCGCTTTGCTCAAGGAGTTCGAGCGCTGCCTTGGAGTCACGAGCGGCCGTCGCACGTACAAGCCCATCGAGGCAACCCCAGTGATTCGGGTGCAATTTATGAGCTCTCTTGAGTTCACGTTCCGCCTTATCTTTGCGTCCGAGCGTCAAGAGGATTCGCCCCAGAGCCCACGAAATCTCGAATTCGTACTCCTGGTAGTCTTTGAGTTCGGTGGCGCATCTGAGGTGGTGATGCGCCTCGCGAGTCCGCCCCAATTTCTCCATGGATTCCGCAGCGCGCAGATGAAGGAGCGCCGTCTCTCGAATCTCAAGGGCCTTTTGGGTGGACTCAAAAGCAGCTAACCACTCGTTTTGAGCGCGTTGGGCGCGGGCCATCAGCGCCCAGGTACGCTGGATATTCGGATGGCGCTCTGCGATCTTTCGCAAGATCTCCTGAGCTTTGTAAGAATCGCCTGACTCGATATACCGAATAGCGTCTTCGTGTACGCGATTCACATCGTCTGGTATTCGGACTTCGTCTAGAATATCTCCCACACGCCCAGAAATCTTGTCAAAAATACTCATATCTCAGGCGCGCTTACGACGTCGAAGGAGCCCAACAACTCCCAGGAGGAAGAGCGAAGCGAAGCCGGTCCCGGACGCACTCGTACACCCGTCTTCCTCCTCATAGTCTTTGGTCACGGTTGATTCGAATTCAACATCGACGATCACATCGTCAAGCCCGAGTGTGATAGTAAAAGCCTCCTGAGTCGTTTGGCCCTCGCGAAAGACCTGAATGTTGAGGTTTTCTCCTGGCTGGGCCGTCTCTTGCCGATAGCCAATCTCTTCTTCGCAGTTGTTCGTGATGATTAGGTCGGCGGTGCCCACGCATTCGCTACCTACGACCTCGAACCCTAGGCACTCTTGTGCAGGATCAGCCTCGACGGTAAACGAGTCCACACGGATATCTTCGGTGCACCCCGCAAAGGCGGCCTGGGCCACCGTCATCGAAAGTACAGATGCGAAAAAAACAGCTACAATCTTCATGTCAACCTCTCTCATCGGTGTGAGTTTTATCCAACCATATTTCAGGTTCATTGGGTATCTGCATGTGGTGTGCCACCAGAAACTCAAGACTCTACGGTTCCAATTCCAGATGAGTAGGCTATAAGCTTGAGCCCTTTCTCGTCGAGTGAGAACACGTATGAACCAAGGTTATTATCGTTATCCAACTGTCTTTGAAGACCGTGTGGTCTTTGTGTCTGACGACGACCTATGGGAAGTGCCTCTGAGTGGTGGGAGAGCCTCCAGGCTAACCTCCGGGATGGGGGAGATCTCCAGACCCTATTTTTCGCCAGACGGAAAGTGGATAGCGTTTACCTCGGACGAAGAGGGTAACAAAGAAGTCTATGTGATGCCTTCGGACGGCGGACCGGCGCAGCGCCTGACGTACCTCGGGGTGGAGTCACTCACCGTGGGCTGGACGCCAGAATCAAAGATCGTCTTTATCACGACTCACGCCCAGCCCTTCGTGCGCCCATTTGTGCTCTTTGAAGTCCCCCTTGATGGAGGTGAGCCACATCAGCTGCCGTGGGGACCCGCGATGGGCATCTCTTACCAAGACGCACCAGGCAAAGACGGTGTGGTGCTCGCCCGTAATTCCGACGACCTCGCCCGATGGAAGCGCTACAAGGGAGGAACGGCAGGTACATTGTGGATCACCCGAGATGGAGATGAGTGGGAACGCCTCTTCCCCGACATCACATCAGGCTTTTGCCGACCAATGTGGATTGGCGAGCGCATCTACTTCATCAGCGATTTCGAAGACCACGGAAATATCTACTCTTGTGACCTCTTTGGCCAAGACCTGGTGCGGCACACAGACCACGAAGGGTTCTACGCGCGGTACGCAACATGCCACGCCTCTCATATCGTCTACACAGTTGCCGGCGCCTTGTGGACGCTCGATACAGCGACTGGCCAAGAGAGAGAAATCCCGGTCGGCTTTCCATCTCCAAGGACCCAACTCAAGCGTCGATATATCGACCCGCTCCCCTACGTGAGCGAAGTCACCTTGCATCCCGAAGGTCATTCGATGGCCGTCGTCACACGCGGGAGCGTCTTCAACTTCGCACATTGGGAAGGTGCGGTGAGGCAGACAGGCCGGGCGAGTGCGGTCGGTTACCGATCCCCGGTATATCTGGATGGTGAGCGGATCCTTGTGGTCTCTGACGAAGGCGGGGAGGAGCGTTTTGAGATCCATGCGGCTCAGGGCGTCGAAGATCCCAAACCTATCGCGGTCGGCTTTGATATCGGGCGCCCTCTTGAGTTGGGCCTCAATTCCAAGGGCATCTTAGCCTTCACGAATCATCGCCACGAGATCTGCGTTCTCGATCCTGCCACGGGCGAAGGGCGCGTTCTGGACCGTAGCGAATACGAGCGTATCGAAGGCTTCTCGTGGTCGAGCGACGGGCGCTATCTGGCCTATAGTGTCCTGACCTCCACCAATACGGCAGTCATTCGTGTGCACGACTTTCAAACCGACCAGACTCACGACGTGACAACCGGTGAATTCCGAGACGTGCTGCCGGTTTTCGACCCAGAAGGACGATACCTCTACTTTGTGTCCCACCGATTTTTTGAGCCGGTCCAGGACCAACTCTTCTTTGAGGTGAGCTTTCCGGCAAGCGCAAAGCCCTGCCTTATCACGCTGCGATCCGACGTGCCCTCACCTTTCGTTGAGCGTCCTCGCCCATTGGACGGTGACTCAGACGAGGATGAAGACGAGCCAGAAACCGAAAAAACCGGTGATTCGGACGAGGGTGAAAACGCCAAAGAAGAAGAAGAAGTGCTCGAAATCGAATTCGAAGGTATTGAGGAACGCGTCGATTCGTTCCCGGTCGCGGTCTCGGACTACGCTCAGATTGATGCCACGGATGAGCGCGTGTTCTGGACGAGTTTCGGCATCGAAGGCAGTGGATTTCGGTCGGCGCTTAGCCCGCCAAAGCCGAGCGGCCGAATCGCCTATTTCAATATCAAAGAGAATGAAGTCAAACCCTTTGCCGTAGAGGTCGATGGCTTCCTGCTTGGGCCAGACCGCAAAACCATGTTGCTCTGGGGCGAAGGCCTGCGCGTGGTCAGCGCAAGTGCGGCTATGGTGGGTGAAGACGATGAAGACGATATGCCAAGCCGAAAGTCGGGCTGGGTGGACCTCAACCGTATCGGCTTGATGGTGGATCCCAAGGCCGAGTGGAAACAAATGCTTCGGGAGTCGTGGCGGCTGATGCGAGACCACTTCTGGGACCCAGACCTTGGAGGCGTAGATTGGAACGCCATTTGGGACAGGTATCTTCCACTCCTGGATCGCGTTTCAACTCGCGGCGAATTCAGCGATGTGGTCTGGACGATGCAAGGCGAGCTTGGCACGTCTCATGCCTATGAACTCGGAGGAGATTATCGCCGCGGAAGTCCAGCGATTCCCGGTTTCCTCGGTGCTGATTTTGAGTGGGATGAGGGCGCTCAAGGCTACCGCCTGACTCATATCGCACGCGGGGATGCTTGGAGCCCCGACGGCTCTCCACTCGCCAAGATCGGCATCGATGCGCGAGTTGGGGACGTTGTGATGGGAATCAATGGTACTCGGGTCGAACCCAACGTGCCGATTCAGCAATACCTTTTGAACCTCGCGGGCCAGGATGTAGAGCTCGTGCTCGCACGAAAGCCATCTTCCCAAGACGAAGAACCCGTTGTGCAGGCTATTACCGTAAAGTCTTTGTACAGTGAGAGACCTGCTCGCTACAGAGAATGGGTGATGCGAAACCGCGCTCAGGTGCATGCCGCCACTGAAGGTCGGGTTGGCTATATTCATATCCCGGATATGTCCCTGATTGGCTTTGCTGAGTTCCATCGCTCGTTCTTACAAGAGGTTCACCGCAACGGGCTGATCGTGGATGTTCGCAACAATGCGGGCGGCTACGTGAGCCAGCTGCTCCTCGAAAAATTGGCGAGGCAGAGGTTCGGCTGGGATATCAACAGGTGGGGCACTCCAACGCCCTATCCTGCTGAATCCGTGGCAGGGCCTCTGGTGGCATTGACGGACGAACACGCCGGAAGTGACGGCGACATCTTCAGCCACACTTTCAAACTGATGAAGCTTGGCCCACTGGTGGGCAAGCGTACGTGGGGCGGCGTTGTGGGCATTTGGCCGCGCCATCCCTTGGCGGACGGAAGCATCACCACCCAGCCTGAATTCTGTTTCTGGTTCACAGACGTGGGCTACGACGTGGAGAACTACGGGACCACGCCCGACATTGAGGTTGAAATCCCACCTCACGACTTTCAAGGCAGCCGTGACGCGCAGTTGGAGACGGCGATCAAGGCAGTCCTCGATCTCCCTCCCGCCCCTGAGCTTCCGGATTTCGGGCCAAAGCCCAATAAGTTCACGCGGCCTCTGCCGCGCAGGAAAGTCTAATTCCCGAAAGCCGTCAGAACGGCAATTCGCGAATGATGAAGTAGTTCAGACACATTTCGTCGAACGTGCCTTCACCCCACGTGATATCGCGTGGCATCTGGCCCGTGGGCTGGTTTCCCGGTGAGTTGTCGTACCAACACTCGAGGTTGATGGTCGTGCCTGCAATCACCTCCATAGGCTCGTTGTAGAGGTAGACGTTTTGCCAGCCGAAGTCCCATTTTGGGATGTCAACGTAACAGGTGTCTTGGCCACCACGAGATCCCGATGCTTTGATGCGAGTTCCAAGCTGGTGCATATGGGGCAGCACTCCGTAGAGCCGCGTTCCGATAGGCAGCTGCACCGACCCTGAAGCATAGCCATTGGCCTCGCCCGCTGGCACGTAGAGGTCCGTAACCGGGAACGGGAACATCGAGAG
This Microvenator marinus DNA region includes the following protein-coding sequences:
- a CDS encoding dynamin family protein, with the protein product MSIFDKISGRVGDILDEVRIPDDVNRVHEDAIRYIESGDSYKAQEILRKIAERHPNIQRTWALMARAQRAQNEWLAAFESTQKALEIRETALLHLRAAESMEKLGRTREAHHHLRCATELKDYQEYEFEISWALGRILLTLGRKDKAERELKRAHKLHPNHWGCLDGLVRATAARDSKAALELLEQSEVQAPSKERQVLLGWLFEETGQIQRAKESYEAALDGGEPVARLGLARLVHRADPARAIELLQGDPDKSELKLSWFLIRGLAALTLGHFEDAQKALQRALELDSDNAEALIGLGRAQLSLGAFDMAGGNFQRALSSPKSRAEALVWIARWNVSRQELGTARYYLDEALREASELEVRAQALLELGKLLKAQGDFADAVVHLQEANTLGLQATDAAEGSEVLEACFQELRYNWAHLPGAKDPLGLAHFLEEVNEWLSLDGRLARFIPQAQALTSQLNAPLALAIVGEFNAGKSTLLNALLGEDLLPVGVLPTTAHQGVVRFGPRRAARVYYTDDHDTKAEECDFERASELMRENAEEIERIEFVFPHPSLRALEYWDTPGFNAIEERHEAVAERALNNAEAILWVMDANQVLSQTQFELIDRVKNGDEKIVVVINKVDRLQNPDDVQELVDYVTENIGDDILGVFPVSALRARTEEDRAFEDFRAFVEERIVARAGRLKVLEVGRKSNELMELIAEFRDRRINVLSRSMAVLDKTKSWTSHALKDVEPKQAAIERDLDDKVEFLLTVIQKEVEETLRPSGQLITKLKLNEEDAEFLGRLVVDRVKDVLNPAYLGVLELFQSLETQLAQQLDVALEGLEIDEARSLQRRIEGFFDESRQARMVLEQRIRGQIVAETRGRCATGREHLIKTAEIDRSLWPSRIRELIPPVRAVFHDEAKSWGESWSRRSQLFLDRLRADVELIELQTKYILNIPERSRE
- a CDS encoding MYXO-CTERM sorting domain-containing protein; protein product: MKIVAVFFASVLSMTVAQAAFAGCTEDIRVDSFTVEADPAQECLGFEVVGSECVGTADLIITNNCEEEIGYRQETAQPGENLNIQVFREGQTTQEAFTITLGLDDVIVDVEFESTVTKDYEEEDGCTSASGTGFASLFLLGVVGLLRRRKRA
- a CDS encoding S41 family peptidase, which gives rise to MNQGYYRYPTVFEDRVVFVSDDDLWEVPLSGGRASRLTSGMGEISRPYFSPDGKWIAFTSDEEGNKEVYVMPSDGGPAQRLTYLGVESLTVGWTPESKIVFITTHAQPFVRPFVLFEVPLDGGEPHQLPWGPAMGISYQDAPGKDGVVLARNSDDLARWKRYKGGTAGTLWITRDGDEWERLFPDITSGFCRPMWIGERIYFISDFEDHGNIYSCDLFGQDLVRHTDHEGFYARYATCHASHIVYTVAGALWTLDTATGQEREIPVGFPSPRTQLKRRYIDPLPYVSEVTLHPEGHSMAVVTRGSVFNFAHWEGAVRQTGRASAVGYRSPVYLDGERILVVSDEGGEERFEIHAAQGVEDPKPIAVGFDIGRPLELGLNSKGILAFTNHRHEICVLDPATGEGRVLDRSEYERIEGFSWSSDGRYLAYSVLTSTNTAVIRVHDFQTDQTHDVTTGEFRDVLPVFDPEGRYLYFVSHRFFEPVQDQLFFEVSFPASAKPCLITLRSDVPSPFVERPRPLDGDSDEDEDEPETEKTGDSDEGENAKEEEEVLEIEFEGIEERVDSFPVAVSDYAQIDATDERVFWTSFGIEGSGFRSALSPPKPSGRIAYFNIKENEVKPFAVEVDGFLLGPDRKTMLLWGEGLRVVSASAAMVGEDDEDDMPSRKSGWVDLNRIGLMVDPKAEWKQMLRESWRLMRDHFWDPDLGGVDWNAIWDRYLPLLDRVSTRGEFSDVVWTMQGELGTSHAYELGGDYRRGSPAIPGFLGADFEWDEGAQGYRLTHIARGDAWSPDGSPLAKIGIDARVGDVVMGINGTRVEPNVPIQQYLLNLAGQDVELVLARKPSSQDEEPVVQAITVKSLYSERPARYREWVMRNRAQVHAATEGRVGYIHIPDMSLIGFAEFHRSFLQEVHRNGLIVDVRNNAGGYVSQLLLEKLARQRFGWDINRWGTPTPYPAESVAGPLVALTDEHAGSDGDIFSHTFKLMKLGPLVGKRTWGGVVGIWPRHPLADGSITTQPEFCFWFTDVGYDVENYGTTPDIEVEIPPHDFQGSRDAQLETAIKAVLDLPPAPELPDFGPKPNKFTRPLPRRKV